A portion of the Thermosediminibacter oceani DSM 16646 genome contains these proteins:
- a CDS encoding fumarate hydratase: protein MREIRAELIKETVKDLFMKANYFAGEDLVCKFKEAKKKEESPIGKSVLDQIIQNAEIAARERIALCQDTGMAVLFVELGQDVRIAGDDFNEAVNAGVREAYEQGYLRKSVVDDPLFDRKNTGDNTPAVVHLEIVKGDRIKFIAVPKGFGSENMSSIKMLTPAEGVKGVKDFVVGSVLKAGPNPCPPVVVGVGIGGTMEKAALLAKKALTRPLDRRHPDERYAQLESEILNLINSSGIGPGGLGGRTTALAVNIEYFPTHIAGLPVAVNISCHAYRHAQATI from the coding sequence ATGAGGGAGATTAGAGCCGAATTAATTAAGGAAACCGTGAAAGACCTCTTTATGAAGGCCAATTACTTTGCCGGCGAAGATCTAGTGTGTAAATTTAAAGAGGCAAAGAAAAAAGAGGAGTCGCCGATCGGAAAATCCGTGCTGGACCAGATCATCCAAAACGCCGAGATTGCGGCTAGGGAACGAATAGCCCTATGCCAGGACACCGGGATGGCGGTGCTATTCGTGGAGCTGGGGCAGGACGTGCGCATAGCCGGCGACGACTTCAATGAAGCTGTGAACGCCGGAGTAAGGGAAGCTTACGAGCAGGGCTACCTCAGAAAGTCGGTGGTGGATGATCCCCTCTTCGATAGGAAAAACACCGGGGACAACACGCCGGCCGTCGTACACCTGGAGATTGTGAAGGGGGACAGAATAAAATTCATCGCCGTTCCCAAGGGGTTCGGCAGCGAAAACATGAGCTCTATAAAGATGCTGACTCCCGCTGAAGGAGTAAAAGGCGTAAAGGATTTCGTGGTGGGCAGCGTGCTGAAAGCAGGTCCAAATCCCTGCCCGCCGGTAGTAGTGGGAGTGGGGATCGGAGGCACCATGGAAAAAGCCGCCTTGCTTGCGAAAAAAGCTCTAACAAGGCCTTTGGACCGGCGCCACCCGGACGAAAGGTATGCCCAGCTTGAAAGTGAAATCCTCAACCTGATAAACTCGTCAGGTATAGGTCCCGGTGGTCTTGGTGGAAGGACGACAGCGTTGGCCGTGAACATTGAGTATTTCCCGACCCATATAGCAGGCCTGCCCGTGGCTGTAAATATAAGCTGCCATGCCTATCGCCACGCGCAAGCCACGATTTAA
- a CDS encoding sodium ion-translocating decarboxylase subunit beta, producing MLDQIINFIESTGYFNVTLPQLIMIIIAFVLMYLAIVKKYEPLLLVPISFGVLLANIPVAGLMEPGGFLYWIYQGVKLGVFPPLIFLGVGAMTDFGPLIANPKSLLLGAAAQLGIFATFLGATLLGFDVKEAASIGIIGGADGPTAIFLTSKLAPHLLGAVAIAAYSYMALVPVIQPPIMRLLTTKKERTVVMEQLRPVSKTEKIIFPIIVTVLASFLVPPATALIGCLMLGNLFRECGVVDRLTKTAQNELINIITIFIGLTVGATASADKFLRIQTIQIIILGMIAFAFGTAGGVLFGKLMYLLTGGKVNPLIGSAGVSAVPMAARVSQKVAQEEMPGNFILMHAMGPNVAGVIGSAIAAGVLLSLYGG from the coding sequence TTGCTCGACCAGATAATAAACTTTATTGAATCCACCGGCTACTTTAACGTCACGCTGCCCCAGCTCATAATGATAATCATAGCCTTTGTGCTCATGTATCTTGCAATAGTAAAAAAATACGAGCCGCTGCTTTTAGTGCCCATAAGCTTTGGCGTGCTTCTTGCCAACATACCCGTGGCGGGCCTCATGGAACCGGGCGGATTTTTATACTGGATATACCAGGGAGTGAAACTCGGCGTATTCCCGCCCCTCATATTCCTGGGGGTTGGCGCCATGACCGACTTCGGCCCCTTAATAGCAAACCCGAAAAGTCTCCTTTTGGGAGCCGCAGCCCAGCTAGGTATTTTCGCTACATTCCTGGGGGCAACACTTTTGGGGTTTGACGTAAAAGAAGCCGCTTCCATAGGCATAATAGGCGGAGCCGACGGCCCCACGGCCATATTCCTGACAAGCAAACTCGCCCCTCACCTTCTCGGTGCCGTGGCGATAGCCGCATACTCCTACATGGCCCTGGTGCCCGTAATACAGCCCCCCATAATGCGCCTTCTGACCACCAAAAAAGAGCGCACCGTAGTGATGGAACAATTAAGGCCCGTATCAAAGACCGAAAAAATAATATTCCCGATAATAGTAACGGTTCTTGCAAGCTTTTTAGTGCCCCCCGCCACGGCGCTCATCGGCTGCCTCATGCTGGGCAACCTCTTCAGAGAATGCGGCGTAGTAGATAGGCTCACCAAGACCGCCCAGAACGAATTGATAAACATAATAACCATATTTATAGGACTTACCGTAGGAGCCACCGCCAGCGCCGATAAATTCTTAAGGATCCAGACTATACAAATTATAATTCTCGGTATGATAGCCTTTGCGTTTGGCACTGCGGGCGGAGTGCTTTTCGGCAAGCTGATGTATCTTTTGACCGGCGGCAAGGTAAACCCCTTAATAGGCTCTGCCGGAGTGTCGGCGGTACCCATGGCTGCCCGAGTGTCTCAGAAAGTGGCCCAGGAAGAGATGCCCGGCAACTTTATACTGATGCACGCCATGGGTCCCAATGTAGCTGGCGTCATAGGGTCTGCCATAGCAGCAGGCGTGTTGCTTTCGCTGTACGGGGGTTAA
- a CDS encoding biotin/lipoyl-containing protein yields the protein MKKYRITVNEKVYEVEVEEIGGEEIKAPAPKKEAAPAPKAEAPKAAPTPAKAPKKAAAAGKLTVNAPMPGTILSIKAKPGSSVKKGQVIMILEAMKMENEILAPQDGTVLSIEVSEGASVNTGDILAVME from the coding sequence ATGAAAAAATACAGGATCACGGTAAACGAAAAAGTCTACGAAGTTGAAGTGGAAGAAATAGGAGGTGAAGAAATAAAGGCCCCTGCTCCCAAGAAAGAAGCGGCTCCGGCGCCCAAAGCCGAAGCCCCCAAAGCGGCACCAACCCCTGCAAAGGCACCTAAAAAAGCCGCTGCTGCCGGAAAACTCACCGTAAACGCCCCAATGCCCGGCACAATTCTTTCGATAAAGGCAAAACCGGGCTCGAGTGTCAAAAAAGGCCAGGTAATAATGATCCTTGAAGCCATGAAAATGGAAAACGAAATCCTCGCACCCCAGGACGGCACCGTTCTTTCCATAGAAGTAAGCGAAGGGGCTTCCGTCAATACCGGTGATATTTTGGCTGTAATGGAATAA
- a CDS encoding OadG family transporter subunit, whose product MSELAKDLVESLRTGVLGMGITLVSLYVLSLLLDLMRIVFNRPDKNEPENLSGPAQEEMVIKEETEEGEEELVAVITAALSAYLQKPADRIKIGLIRRIHQTTPIWGMESRLNPME is encoded by the coding sequence ATGAGCGAACTTGCAAAAGACCTTGTGGAATCCCTGAGGACCGGCGTGCTCGGTATGGGAATAACCCTCGTCTCACTATACGTGCTGTCTCTTCTATTGGACCTCATGCGGATCGTATTTAACAGGCCTGACAAAAATGAACCCGAAAACCTGTCAGGCCCGGCACAGGAAGAAATGGTGATTAAGGAAGAAACAGAAGAAGGCGAAGAGGAACTTGTGGCCGTCATAACGGCCGCTCTTTCGGCATACCTTCAAAAACCCGCTGACCGGATAAAAATAGGGTTAATTAGGAGAATCCATCAAACGACCCCAATCTGGGGTATGGAATCAAGGCTGAATCCAATGGAGTAA
- a CDS encoding acyl-CoA carboxylase subunit beta gives METMEQKLEILRKKRNEVQLGGGEGKIKKQHESGKLTARERIEKLLDEGSFVEIDAFVEHRCIEFDMADTKAPGEGVVTGYGTVNGRLVFVFAQDFTVIGGSLGEMHAAKICKIMDMAMKMGAPVIGLNDSGGARIQEGVDALKGYGDIFYRNTIASGVIPQISVILGPCAGGAVYSPALTDFIFMVDGISKMFITGPQVIKAVTGEEVSPEELGGGLAHNTKSGVAHFLAANEEECIESIKKLLSYIPSNNLEDPPYVEPKDEAFKIIEELNSLVPADPNRPYDMKEVIKKIVDGGDFFEVQPHFAQNMITGFARINGRSVGILANQPKVLAGCLDINASDKAARFVRFCDAFNVPIITFTDTPGYLPGVTQEHNGIIRHGAKLLYAYSEATVPKITVIVRKAYGGAYIAMCSKHLGADQVFAWPTAEIAVMGPEGAANIIFRKEIEQSKDPAATRKEKIEEYRNKFATPYQAAKRGYIDDVIEPSTTRVKLISALEMLATKREKRPAKKHGNMPV, from the coding sequence ATGGAGACCATGGAGCAAAAACTCGAGATACTGAGGAAAAAGAGAAATGAAGTCCAGCTCGGTGGCGGCGAGGGTAAGATAAAAAAACAGCACGAGAGCGGTAAACTCACCGCCCGGGAGAGGATCGAAAAACTCCTGGATGAAGGAAGCTTTGTAGAAATCGACGCTTTTGTAGAACACCGCTGCATAGAGTTTGACATGGCAGATACGAAAGCACCGGGCGAGGGAGTCGTCACCGGCTACGGCACCGTAAACGGAAGACTCGTATTTGTCTTTGCCCAGGACTTCACCGTAATAGGCGGTTCCTTAGGAGAAATGCATGCCGCAAAAATATGCAAAATAATGGACATGGCCATGAAAATGGGTGCTCCCGTCATAGGCCTCAACGACTCAGGGGGAGCCAGGATCCAGGAAGGCGTCGACGCCTTAAAAGGCTACGGCGACATATTCTACAGGAACACCATAGCATCCGGCGTCATACCCCAGATATCGGTAATTCTTGGGCCCTGCGCCGGCGGCGCCGTATATTCTCCGGCCCTCACCGACTTCATATTCATGGTGGACGGCATAAGCAAAATGTTCATAACCGGCCCCCAGGTAATAAAAGCCGTAACTGGCGAAGAAGTGAGCCCCGAAGAACTGGGTGGCGGCCTTGCTCACAACACAAAAAGCGGCGTTGCCCACTTTTTAGCGGCAAACGAAGAAGAGTGCATCGAGAGCATAAAGAAACTGCTCTCATATATACCGTCGAACAACCTGGAAGACCCACCGTATGTCGAACCCAAAGACGAAGCCTTTAAAATAATAGAAGAATTGAACAGTCTTGTGCCAGCAGACCCCAACAGACCCTACGACATGAAAGAAGTCATCAAAAAGATAGTGGACGGCGGCGACTTCTTCGAAGTGCAGCCTCACTTTGCTCAGAACATGATAACCGGCTTTGCGAGAATTAACGGCAGAAGCGTGGGTATCCTGGCCAACCAGCCCAAAGTCCTTGCAGGCTGCCTCGACATAAACGCCTCCGACAAAGCCGCAAGATTCGTGCGCTTTTGCGATGCCTTCAACGTCCCCATAATAACCTTCACCGACACTCCGGGTTATCTGCCCGGTGTAACGCAGGAGCACAACGGCATCATAAGGCACGGCGCAAAACTCCTTTACGCCTACTCCGAAGCAACCGTGCCCAAGATAACGGTGATAGTGAGGAAGGCCTACGGCGGAGCGTATATAGCCATGTGCTCCAAACACCTGGGAGCCGACCAGGTATTTGCCTGGCCTACCGCCGAAATAGCCGTAATGGGCCCTGAAGGAGCGGCCAACATCATATTCAGAAAAGAAATCGAACAGTCTAAAGATCCTGCTGCCACCAGGAAAGAGAAGATCGAAGAATACCGGAATAAATTCGCAACACCGTATCAAGCCGCCAAAAGAGGCTACATCGACGACGTAATAGAACCCTCCACAACCAGAGTAAAGCTAATAAGCGCTCTTGAAATGCTGGCGACAAAAAGAGAAAAGCGGCCCGCCAAGAAACACGGCAACATGCCCGTCTAA
- the mce gene encoding methylmalonyl-CoA epimerase: MKTLKIDHIGVAVKSIEEASKIYTELLGLEMHGVEEVAEQKVKVAFIPVGESEVELLESTDPEGPIARFIEKNGEGIQHIAFRVDDIEKALEELKQKGVRLIDEKPRYGAGGAKIAFIHPKATKGVLIELCER; this comes from the coding sequence ATGAAGACCCTGAAAATAGACCACATAGGTGTAGCCGTAAAGAGCATAGAAGAGGCGTCGAAAATATACACCGAACTTTTAGGGCTTGAAATGCACGGCGTGGAAGAGGTGGCGGAGCAGAAAGTAAAAGTAGCCTTCATACCGGTAGGAGAAAGCGAAGTGGAACTTCTTGAATCCACCGACCCCGAAGGCCCTATCGCACGGTTCATAGAGAAAAACGGCGAGGGGATACAGCACATAGCCTTCCGGGTGGACGATATTGAAAAAGCTCTGGAAGAGCTCAAGCAAAAGGGTGTAAGGCTAATCGATGAAAAACCCAGATACGGTGCAGGGGGAGCGAAAATCGCCTTCATCCATCCCAAAGCTACGAAAGGCGTGCTCATAGAACTTTGCGAGAGATAA
- a CDS encoding cobalamin B12-binding domain-containing protein: MQETKTIRVLIAKPGLDGHDRGAKVIARALRDAGMEVIYTGLRQTPEQIVEAAIQEDVDVIGLSILSGAHNVLFPRVIELLREKGADDILVVGGGVIPHDDIPYLKECGIAEIFTPGTPISQIVEFIKNKLSAGGKKQ; the protein is encoded by the coding sequence ATGCAGGAAACAAAGACGATAAGAGTATTGATAGCAAAACCGGGCCTTGACGGCCATGACCGTGGAGCAAAAGTAATAGCCAGGGCTTTGAGAGACGCGGGGATGGAAGTAATCTACACCGGACTTCGCCAGACTCCTGAACAGATAGTAGAAGCCGCCATCCAGGAAGACGTAGACGTAATAGGGCTTTCGATACTGTCCGGAGCCCACAACGTGCTCTTCCCCAGGGTAATAGAACTTTTGAGGGAAAAGGGAGCCGATGATATCCTGGTAGTTGGCGGAGGTGTAATACCCCACGATGACATTCCTTACCTGAAGGAGTGCGGCATAGCAGAGATATTTACCCCGGGCACACCTATTTCTCAAATAGTGGAGTTTATAAAAAACAAACTGAGCGCGGGAGGTAAAAAGCAATGA
- a CDS encoding acyl-CoA mutase large subunit family protein — MFNQESLKKLEQEKTRWESTTVDKVIKKTPERHEKFYTGSNLEVDRLYTPLDVQELDYMKDLGFPGEYPYTRGIQPTMYRGRFWTMRQYAGFGTAEESNERYKYLLSQGQTGLSVAFDLPTQIGYDSDHPLAQGEVGKVGVAIDSLKDMEILFDGIPLDQVSTSMTINAPASVLLAMYIAVAEKQGVSADKLSGTIQNDILKEYVARGTYIFPPEPSMRLITNIFEFCSKHVPKWNTISISGYHIREAGATAVQEVAFTLANGIAYVEAAIKAGLDVDEFAPRLSFFFNAHNDLLEEVAKFRAARRLWARIMKERFKAKNPKSMMLRFHTQTGGSTLTAQQPDNNIVRVTIQALAAVLGGTQSLHTNSRDEALALPTEESVRIALRTQQIIAYESGVTETIDPLAGSYYVEHLTNLIEQKAMEYIQKIDELGGAPKAIEKGYIQQEIQDSAYRYQQEIESGRRIVVGVNKFQIEEEPPKNLLKVNPEVEKIQKKKLETLRATRDNIAVQNALEELSKKAATDENLMPSIINCVKAYATLGEICDTLRRVFGEYKATVTF, encoded by the coding sequence ATGTTTAACCAGGAATCCCTCAAAAAACTTGAACAAGAAAAGACAAGATGGGAAAGTACAACAGTAGACAAAGTCATAAAAAAGACTCCAGAGAGGCATGAAAAATTCTACACCGGCTCCAACTTAGAAGTGGACCGCCTGTATACACCATTAGATGTACAAGAACTAGACTATATGAAAGACCTGGGTTTTCCCGGTGAATACCCTTACACCAGGGGAATTCAGCCCACAATGTATAGAGGCCGCTTCTGGACCATGAGGCAGTATGCGGGCTTTGGCACCGCTGAAGAATCCAACGAAAGATATAAATATCTCCTGTCCCAGGGACAGACAGGCTTGAGTGTGGCTTTCGACCTGCCCACCCAGATAGGCTACGACTCTGACCATCCCCTAGCTCAAGGTGAAGTGGGCAAAGTAGGCGTAGCCATCGACTCGCTGAAAGACATGGAGATACTGTTTGACGGCATACCCCTGGATCAGGTCAGCACATCCATGACCATAAACGCTCCTGCTTCGGTACTTCTTGCCATGTATATAGCTGTGGCGGAAAAACAGGGAGTGAGCGCCGACAAACTATCGGGGACCATCCAGAACGACATACTGAAAGAATACGTGGCGCGGGGCACCTATATATTCCCGCCGGAGCCATCCATGAGGCTCATCACCAACATCTTTGAATTCTGCTCCAAGCACGTGCCAAAATGGAACACCATAAGCATAAGCGGCTACCACATAAGGGAAGCGGGAGCCACGGCGGTACAGGAAGTGGCCTTCACCTTGGCCAACGGTATAGCCTACGTAGAAGCCGCAATAAAAGCTGGCCTTGACGTCGACGAATTTGCTCCGAGACTTTCCTTCTTCTTCAACGCCCACAACGACCTGCTGGAAGAAGTGGCCAAATTCAGAGCAGCGAGGAGACTGTGGGCCCGTATAATGAAAGAACGTTTCAAAGCCAAAAACCCGAAATCAATGATGCTGCGCTTCCACACCCAGACCGGTGGGTCCACCCTTACCGCTCAGCAGCCGGACAACAACATAGTAAGGGTAACCATCCAGGCTCTGGCAGCAGTGCTGGGAGGCACCCAATCGCTGCACACCAACTCAAGAGACGAAGCACTGGCTTTACCGACCGAAGAATCCGTGAGAATAGCTCTGAGGACCCAGCAGATAATAGCTTACGAAAGCGGAGTAACGGAGACAATAGATCCGCTTGCTGGTTCCTACTATGTAGAACACCTCACAAACCTCATAGAACAAAAAGCCATGGAATATATACAAAAAATCGACGAACTTGGAGGCGCCCCGAAGGCCATAGAAAAAGGCTACATCCAGCAGGAAATCCAAGACAGCGCCTACAGATACCAGCAGGAAATCGAATCGGGCCGCAGGATAGTAGTGGGAGTAAACAAATTCCAGATAGAAGAAGAACCGCCGAAGAACCTCCTAAAAGTAAATCCGGAAGTCGAAAAAATACAGAAAAAGAAACTCGAAACACTGAGGGCAACCAGGGACAACATAGCCGTCCAAAACGCACTGGAGGAACTCTCCAAAAAAGCTGCCACCGATGAAAACCTCATGCCGAGCATAATAAACTGCGTAAAGGCGTATGCCACTCTGGGTGAAATATGCGACACCCTGCGCCGGGTATTCGGCGAATACAAGGCTACCGTAACCTTTTAA